The Minwuia thermotolerans genome contains the following window.
GAGGCGTCGGATCACCGGCGAACGCCGTAGCGATTCTATGACCGACCGAATGAAGGCGGTTCCAGAACAGCCGCAGCTGAGTCTGGTTGGCCGCTACTCACGCATCATCTGGCGGTCGTACGATTGTGCGATCGGTGCGGCCCGGACGGAATGCGCAGTGAAGGGTGAGACTGGAGAAAAGAGGTGCCACTACCCCTCGAAAAGGGTCTGAAGTTCGGCATCCAGTCGATGTACCGTCGGACCGAACCGGCGACTTCTGCCTGGCAGCCGTCGGTGGAAGACGGCCGGACTTTCGTCGAGCTTGTCGACGCGCTTGGTTTTGATTCGCTCTGGGTGGGCGACCATCTGGCCTTCGCACTTCCCATGCTTGATCCGCTGATACAACTGGCGCAGGCAGCAACATACAGTGATCGCCTCACGCTCGGCACGGCGGTCTACCTGCTGCCGCTCAGGCATCCGGGACCGGTGGCCAAGCAAGTCGCGACACTGGATCTGCTGTCCAGCGGCCGTTTCGTCTTCGGGGTGGGCGTCGGCGGCGAGTTTGAAACCGACTACGCCGTCGCGGGAGTGCCGAGAGGCGAACGCGGCGCGCGTCTGACCGAGTCGATCGACGTGCTGCGAAAACTGTGGCGCGGAGAACGCGTCAGTCACCAGGGTCGCTACTTCAAGTTCGACGACATCTTGATGCAGCCACCGCCG
Protein-coding sequences here:
- a CDS encoding LLM class flavin-dependent oxidoreductase, with product MPLPLEKGLKFGIQSMYRRTEPATSAWQPSVEDGRTFVELVDALGFDSLWVGDHLAFALPMLDPLIQLAQAATYSDRLTLGTAVYLLPLRHPGPVAKQVATLDLLSSGRFVFGVGVGGEFETDYAVAGVPRGERGARLTESIDVLRKLWRGERVSHQGRYFKFDDILMQPPPLQSGGPPIWCGGRSDAALHRAGRMAEGWMSYVVTSEMYRDGLRKIETAYEEAERHLAHFTTAHLVFARLDKDYETALNKATETLSIRYDMDFRAAAKRYCALGTADDIAAQLNGFYEAGVRHIVLDLVGDYEERIDHMRAFADTVLPRLRSLGSQ